The genomic DNA ACCGCCCGGGTCTGGGCTGGTCCGGCAGGCCATCAGATACGAAGGGCGCATGGAACGGCGCGTCGGAAACCCCGCTCGAACAAGCAGCCCTGTTGCAAGGCGCGGCCGATGCGATCGGCGTCGAAAGCCCCGTGGTGCTGGGTCACAGCTTCGGGGGTGCCGTTGCCCTGGGGTGGGCGCTTAACCGCCCCGAAGAAACGGCCGCACTTGTGATGGTATCGGCCGTTTCGAACCCATGGCCGGGAAAACTGGGTTGGTACTATACTGTGAATGGCACGTCATGGGGGGGCGCGTTGGTCGTTCCTCCGATTGTCGCCTTTGCCCCCCAAAGCGCGGTCAACAGCAGCATCGAGAGCATATTCGAGCCACAACCTGCGCCGGAAGGCTACGCGACTGACGTGGGCGCAGAGCTGACGCTCCGGCGCGCCACACTTCGGGCAAACACGCAACAGGTGAACCAGTTGCGCCCGCATATTGTGGACATGTCAAAACGGTATGCGGATC from Sulfitobacter sp. S190 includes the following:
- a CDS encoding alpha/beta fold hydrolase; translation: MTLKKSVRNLLVVVAIVLTLVVVIQWRAGAREAQANAAYPAQGRIIDVDGVPVHVLTQGSGPDLVLIHGASGNLRDFTIDFADRLSDRYRVIMFDRPGLGWSGRPSDTKGAWNGASETPLEQAALLQGAADAIGVESPVVLGHSFGGAVALGWALNRPEETAALVMVSAVSNPWPGKLGWYYTVNGTSWGGALVVPPIVAFAPQSAVNSSIESIFEPQPAPEGYATDVGAELTLRRATLRANTQQVNQLRPHIVDMSKRYADLTLPTEIVHGDADTIVPLEIHSDPLSRQLPAAALTILPGIGHMPHHVAADAVIEAIDRAAARAGLR